One Streptomyces sp. R28 DNA window includes the following coding sequences:
- a CDS encoding acyl-CoA carboxylase subunit beta, protein MSVTDEVTGEVTGEHLAGLARIRAQAEAGPGERATRAQHDRGKLTARERIALLLDPGSFQEVEQLRRHRASGFGLEHKRPYTDGVITGWGTVDGRTVFVYAHDFRIFGGSLGEAHAAKIHKIMDMALSAGAPLVSLNDGAGARIQEGVSALAGYGGIFRRNTRASGVIPQISVMLGPCAGGAAYSPALTDFVFMVRETAQMFITGPDVVSAVTGAQLTQNALGGADVHATTSGVAHFVYEDEETCLAEVRYLLSLLPSNNRQNPPVHPSDDPVDRLTSTLYDLVPQDGNQPYDMHKVIEELVDDGDWLEVHERWARNIVCGLARLDGRVVGIVANQPQTLAGVLDIAASEKAGRFVTMCDAFNIPIVTLLDVPGFLPGADQEHGGIIRHGAKLLYAYCNATVPRVSIVLRKAYGGAYIVLDSQSIGADLTFAWPTNEIAVMGAEGAANVIFRRDIAAADDPEAKRAEMVKQYKSELMHPYYAAERGLVDDVIDPAETREILIRSLAMLRTKHADLPSRKHGNPPQ, encoded by the coding sequence ATGTCCGTGACCGACGAGGTGACCGGCGAGGTGACCGGTGAGCACCTGGCCGGACTCGCTCGGATCCGGGCGCAGGCCGAGGCCGGCCCGGGGGAGCGGGCGACCCGGGCGCAGCACGACAGAGGGAAGCTGACGGCCCGGGAGCGGATCGCGCTGCTGCTGGACCCCGGCTCCTTCCAGGAGGTGGAGCAACTGCGCCGGCACCGGGCGAGCGGCTTCGGTCTTGAGCACAAGCGGCCGTACACGGACGGCGTGATCACCGGCTGGGGCACGGTCGACGGCCGGACGGTCTTCGTCTACGCGCATGACTTCAGGATCTTCGGCGGCTCGCTCGGCGAGGCGCACGCCGCGAAGATCCACAAGATCATGGACATGGCCCTCTCGGCGGGCGCTCCGCTCGTGAGCCTCAACGACGGGGCCGGGGCCCGGATCCAGGAGGGCGTCTCCGCGCTGGCCGGCTACGGCGGGATCTTCCGGCGCAACACCCGTGCCTCGGGGGTGATCCCGCAGATCTCGGTGATGCTCGGCCCGTGTGCGGGCGGCGCGGCGTACTCGCCGGCGCTGACGGACTTCGTGTTCATGGTGCGCGAGACCGCGCAGATGTTCATCACCGGCCCGGACGTGGTCAGCGCCGTCACCGGCGCGCAGCTCACCCAGAACGCTCTGGGCGGCGCGGATGTGCACGCCACGACGTCCGGGGTGGCGCACTTCGTGTACGAGGACGAGGAGACCTGCCTGGCGGAAGTGCGCTACCTGCTCTCCCTGTTGCCCTCCAACAACCGGCAGAACCCGCCGGTCCACCCCTCGGACGACCCGGTGGACCGGCTCACGTCCACGCTCTACGACCTGGTGCCGCAGGACGGCAACCAGCCGTACGACATGCACAAGGTGATCGAGGAGCTCGTCGACGACGGCGACTGGCTGGAGGTCCACGAGCGCTGGGCCCGGAACATCGTCTGCGGCCTTGCCCGGCTCGACGGGCGGGTGGTGGGCATCGTTGCCAACCAGCCGCAGACGCTGGCCGGGGTGCTGGACATCGCGGCCTCGGAGAAGGCCGGTCGCTTCGTGACGATGTGCGACGCCTTCAACATCCCGATCGTGACTCTGCTCGACGTGCCGGGCTTTCTGCCCGGGGCGGACCAGGAGCACGGCGGCATCATCCGGCACGGCGCGAAGCTGCTGTACGCGTACTGCAACGCCACCGTCCCCCGGGTCTCGATCGTCCTGCGCAAGGCCTACGGCGGCGCGTACATAGTGCTGGACTCCCAGTCCATCGGCGCCGATCTGACCTTCGCCTGGCCGACCAACGAGATCGCGGTGATGGGCGCGGAAGGCGCGGCCAATGTCATCTTCCGGCGCGACATCGCCGCGGCCGACGACCCCGAGGCCAAGCGCGCCGAGATGGTCAAGCAGTACAAGTCCGAGCTGATGCACCCGTACTACGCGGCCGAGCGGGGTCTGGTCGACGATGTCATCGACCCGGCGGAGACCCGCGAGATTTTGATCCGCTCGCTCGCGATGCTGCGTACGAAGCACGCCGACCTGCCGTCGCGCAAGCACGGCAATCCGCCCCAGTGA
- a CDS encoding acyl-CoA carboxylase subunit epsilon — protein MSAPAGAAAAELRVERGQASAEEIAALTAVLLARAATQPDSAAAHCPDSPAGWRRLERTPGFRAPHSWQESG, from the coding sequence GTGAGCGCGCCGGCCGGCGCGGCAGCCGCCGAACTCCGCGTCGAGAGGGGCCAGGCGAGCGCCGAGGAGATCGCGGCCCTCACCGCGGTCCTCCTCGCCCGGGCCGCCACCCAGCCCGACTCCGCCGCGGCGCACTGCCCCGACAGCCCGGCGGGCTGGCGCCGCCTGGAACGCACACCGGGCTTCCGGGCCCCGCACAGCTGGCAGGAGTCCGGGTGA
- a CDS encoding LysR family transcriptional regulator produces the protein MTMDVHVRDLRYFTTVAEELHFTRAAERLYVSQPALSKQVRSLERQLGVELFRRDRQGVALTEAGMALLPHARRVLDAWSQGSAAVEAARAAARGTLVVGMSTSPGRGGLLPAVRSRFTAAHPDTVLRLRQVSWEDPTAGLAGGDADVAFVWLPLPDAERYAWTVVAQEPRLVALPESHPLAARAEIDFTDLADEPFLALPTSAGPLRDYWLALEERQGRPPRVGAEIASTEETYEALVAGLGICLVATGNAPLITLGGVVTRPVRGLSPSRYALAWRKEDAGRPLVRAYAQACRQVPRSAENET, from the coding sequence ATGACGATGGACGTGCATGTACGGGACCTGCGCTACTTCACGACGGTTGCGGAAGAACTGCACTTCACCCGAGCGGCCGAGCGGCTGTACGTCTCCCAGCCCGCGCTCAGCAAACAAGTACGGTCGCTGGAGCGGCAGCTGGGCGTGGAGCTGTTCCGGCGAGACCGGCAGGGCGTGGCCCTGACCGAGGCCGGCATGGCACTGCTGCCGCATGCGCGGCGGGTGCTGGACGCCTGGTCACAGGGGTCGGCGGCGGTGGAGGCCGCCCGGGCGGCGGCACGCGGCACGCTGGTGGTCGGCATGAGCACCAGCCCGGGCCGCGGCGGCCTGCTCCCGGCGGTCCGCTCCCGCTTCACCGCCGCGCACCCGGACACGGTCCTGCGCCTGCGCCAGGTGAGCTGGGAGGACCCGACGGCGGGGTTGGCCGGCGGCGACGCGGACGTGGCCTTCGTCTGGCTGCCCCTGCCCGACGCCGAGCGCTACGCCTGGACGGTGGTCGCGCAGGAGCCCCGCCTGGTCGCTCTCCCGGAGTCCCACCCGCTCGCGGCCCGTGCGGAGATCGACTTCACGGACCTCGCCGACGAGCCGTTCCTCGCCCTGCCGACGAGTGCGGGGCCGTTGCGTGACTACTGGCTGGCGCTGGAGGAGCGGCAGGGCCGGCCGCCACGCGTCGGGGCGGAGATCGCGAGCACGGAGGAGACGTACGAGGCGCTGGTCGCAGGCCTCGGCATCTGCCTGGTGGCGACGGGCAACGCCCCTCTGATCACCCTGGGTGGGGTGGTGACGCGTCCGGTGCGCGGGCTCTCGCCGAGCCGTTACGCGCTGGCCTGGCGCAAGGAGGACGCGGGGCGGCCGCTGGTGCGGGCGTATGCGCAGGCGTGCCGACAGGTGCCGAGATCGGCGGAAAACGAGACATAG
- a CDS encoding oxidoreductase, translating into MNKVWLITGASSGFGRAVAEAVLADGDVVVGAVRRPEGLDDLVAAHPDQMEALRLDVGDTGAAEAAVRDVIARHGRIDILVNNAGRTHVGAFEETTERELRELFDLHVFGPVALTRAVLPHMRERRSGAIVQMSSMGGQMSFAGFSAYSGTKFALEGLSEGLADEVAEFGIKVLIVEPGSFRTSLFETGRAGASADSGLYPKVSETRGFVSGGDGSQPGDPAKAAALILAALEADRTPLRLPLGDDGVSAVLGHLDQVREDIAAWEKSTRATGFED; encoded by the coding sequence ATGAACAAGGTGTGGTTGATCACCGGCGCGAGCAGCGGTTTCGGGCGGGCGGTCGCGGAAGCGGTCCTCGCCGACGGTGACGTGGTCGTGGGTGCGGTACGGCGGCCCGAAGGGTTGGACGATCTCGTGGCCGCCCACCCCGATCAGATGGAGGCGCTGCGGCTGGACGTCGGCGACACGGGGGCCGCCGAGGCCGCCGTACGGGATGTGATCGCGCGGCACGGCCGGATCGACATCCTCGTCAACAACGCGGGCCGCACTCACGTCGGCGCCTTCGAGGAGACGACGGAGCGGGAGTTGCGCGAGCTGTTCGACCTGCATGTCTTCGGGCCGGTCGCGCTCACCCGTGCCGTGCTGCCGCACATGCGCGAGCGGCGTTCCGGCGCGATCGTGCAGATGAGCAGCATGGGCGGGCAGATGTCCTTCGCCGGCTTCTCGGCGTACAGCGGAACGAAGTTCGCCCTGGAGGGCCTGTCCGAGGGGCTCGCGGACGAGGTCGCCGAGTTCGGCATCAAGGTGCTGATCGTCGAGCCGGGTTCGTTCCGCACCTCGCTGTTCGAGACCGGCCGGGCCGGGGCCAGCGCGGACAGCGGCCTCTACCCCAAGGTGAGCGAGACCCGCGGCTTCGTCTCCGGCGGCGACGGCAGCCAGCCCGGCGACCCGGCGAAGGCGGCGGCCCTCATCCTGGCCGCGCTGGAGGCCGACCGCACGCCGCTGCGCCTGCCTCTCGGCGACGACGGCGTCTCCGCGGTCCTCGGCCACCTCGACCAGGTCCGCGAAGACATCGCGGCGTGGGAGAAGTCGACGCGGGCAACGGGGTTCGAAGACTGA
- a CDS encoding S8 family peptidase has product MAVMRNSRRDTRRRLAALSVAATAALTAGLVSALPAAAAPEGRIQYAGAANAVADSYIVNLKADHARSGSKSGRALVEKYGADIERTYKKALNGYAIEASQAEAKALAADPAVASVVQNRTFSIDATQTSPPSWGLDRIDQKNLPLNSSYTYPDSAGQGVTAYIIDTGVRITHSDFGGRASYGYDAVDNDNTAQDGHGHGTHVAGTVAGSSYGVAKKAKIVGVRVLNNSGEGTTDQVVAGIDWVAQNAVKPAVANMSLGGGADSALDTAVRNAIASGVTFAVAAGNESTNASTKSPARVTEAITVGATTSGDARASYSNYGSVLDLFAPGSSITSAWNTSDSATNTISGTSMATPHVVGAAALYLAANPSATPSQVASALTSAATTGVVTSPGTGSPNRLLYVGGGTTTPPGPRFENTGDYAIADNSTVESPVTVSGVSGNAPSALAVEVHIVHTYIGDLQVQLIAPDGTAYTLKSYGTGGSADNIDTTYSVNASSEAANGTWKLRVSDNANIDTGRIDAWALQF; this is encoded by the coding sequence ATGGCAGTGATGCGTAACTCCCGAAGAGACACCCGGCGAAGACTGGCAGCCCTCAGCGTCGCGGCCACCGCGGCCCTCACCGCGGGCCTGGTCTCCGCCCTCCCCGCCGCGGCCGCTCCCGAGGGCCGTATCCAGTACGCGGGCGCGGCCAACGCCGTGGCCGACAGCTACATCGTGAACCTCAAGGCGGACCACGCCCGTTCGGGCTCCAAGTCCGGGCGCGCCCTGGTCGAGAAGTACGGCGCCGACATCGAGCGGACGTACAAGAAGGCCCTCAACGGCTACGCGATCGAGGCATCCCAGGCCGAGGCCAAGGCGCTCGCCGCCGACCCGGCCGTCGCCTCCGTCGTCCAGAACCGCACCTTCAGCATCGACGCGACCCAGACCAGCCCGCCCTCCTGGGGCCTGGACCGCATCGACCAGAAGAACCTGCCGCTGAACAGCTCGTACACCTACCCGGACTCGGCCGGGCAGGGCGTGACCGCGTACATCATCGACACCGGCGTGCGCATCACCCACAGCGACTTCGGCGGCCGTGCCTCCTACGGCTACGACGCCGTCGACAACGACAACACCGCCCAGGACGGCCACGGCCACGGCACGCACGTCGCGGGCACGGTCGCCGGGTCGTCGTACGGCGTCGCCAAGAAGGCGAAGATCGTCGGCGTCCGGGTGCTGAACAACTCCGGCGAGGGCACCACCGACCAGGTCGTCGCCGGTATCGACTGGGTCGCCCAGAACGCGGTGAAGCCGGCCGTCGCCAACATGTCCCTCGGCGGCGGCGCCGACTCCGCCCTCGACACGGCCGTACGCAACGCCATCGCCTCCGGCGTCACCTTCGCCGTCGCGGCCGGCAACGAGTCGACCAACGCCTCCACCAAGTCGCCCGCACGCGTCACCGAGGCGATCACGGTCGGCGCGACCACGAGCGGCGACGCGCGCGCGAGCTACTCCAACTACGGATCGGTCCTGGACCTGTTCGCCCCTGGCTCGTCCATCACCTCGGCCTGGAACACGAGCGACTCGGCGACCAACACCATCTCCGGTACGTCGATGGCGACCCCGCACGTAGTGGGCGCGGCCGCGCTCTATCTCGCCGCCAACCCCTCGGCCACCCCGTCCCAGGTCGCCTCGGCCCTGACGTCCGCCGCCACGACCGGCGTCGTCACCAGCCCCGGCACGGGCTCGCCCAACCGGCTCCTCTACGTCGGCGGCGGCACGACCACCCCGCCCGGCCCGCGTTTCGAGAACACCGGTGACTACGCGATCGCCGACAACTCCACGGTCGAGTCCCCGGTGACGGTCTCCGGCGTCTCCGGCAACGCGCCCTCGGCCCTGGCCGTCGAGGTGCACATCGTCCACACGTACATCGGCGACCTCCAGGTCCAGCTGATCGCCCCCGACGGCACGGCGTACACGCTGAAGTCGTACGGCACGGGCGGCAGTGCGGACAACATCGACACCACGTACTCGGTGAACGCCTCGTCGGAGGCCGCCAACGGCACGTGGAAACTGCGGGTGAGCGACAACGCGAACATCGACACCGGGCGGATCGACGCCTGGGCGCTCCAGTTCTGA
- a CDS encoding serpin family protein, whose protein sequence is MGVTNTTILAVNGLSVRWAGAAGPSGAPQVSGASDGGTVFSAAGVWPLLAFLADGAGGAARAELADAVGLPAGEAAGAARELLGAMAAMRGLDSALGLWTRRTLELRERWEAGLPTEAHGVLTGDARADKGALDAWAVKRTGGLIEEMPVLLDEDPELVLASALALRAEWLRRFRDFPMTPEAGPWSDRTLLGLHRRSELLDRVGVADTPAGHVTGLKVLGDNAIDVHLLLGEEGMTAGQVLGAGVDVLAGRHPVVPGPQLPYGDAGPGLRVVKERNTRPVPPTLDVRTVAFGMSTHHDLLALHRVFGLTTAMDTGRGHFPGVSGFPLAVGSARQSAMARFGALGFRAAAVTAVGAAPGSAPAAPRWVTTSVRASFDRPFGFLALHRHTRLVLAAGWVTDPVPYREDEEDYRP, encoded by the coding sequence ATGGGGGTCACGAATACGACGATCCTGGCGGTCAATGGGTTGTCCGTCCGGTGGGCGGGGGCGGCCGGGCCCTCGGGGGCTCCTCAGGTTTCGGGGGCTTCCGACGGCGGCACGGTGTTCTCGGCGGCGGGCGTGTGGCCGTTGCTCGCGTTCCTGGCGGACGGGGCCGGCGGTGCGGCGCGCGCGGAGCTGGCGGACGCGGTGGGGCTGCCGGCGGGCGAGGCCGCGGGCGCGGCGCGGGAGCTGCTGGGCGCGATGGCAGCGATGCGGGGGCTGGACTCGGCGCTCGGGTTGTGGACCAGGCGGACGCTGGAGCTGCGGGAGCGGTGGGAGGCGGGGTTGCCCACGGAGGCCCACGGGGTGCTGACGGGGGACGCGCGGGCCGACAAGGGTGCGCTGGACGCCTGGGCGGTGAAGCGGACGGGTGGGCTGATCGAAGAGATGCCCGTCCTGCTGGACGAGGACCCCGAGCTGGTGCTGGCGAGTGCGCTGGCGTTGCGGGCGGAGTGGCTGCGGCGCTTCCGGGACTTTCCGATGACGCCGGAGGCCGGGCCGTGGAGCGACCGGACGCTGCTCGGACTGCACCGCCGCAGCGAGTTGCTGGACCGGGTCGGGGTCGCGGACACACCGGCCGGTCATGTCACCGGGCTGAAGGTGCTGGGCGACAACGCGATCGACGTGCATCTGCTGCTCGGCGAGGAGGGGATGACGGCCGGGCAGGTGCTGGGGGCCGGGGTGGACGTCCTGGCGGGCAGGCACCCGGTGGTGCCGGGGCCGCAACTCCCTTACGGCGATGCGGGACCGGGACTGAGGGTGGTGAAGGAGCGCAACACCCGCCCGGTACCGCCGACGCTGGACGTAAGGACGGTGGCGTTCGGCATGAGCACGCACCACGACCTGCTGGCGCTGCACCGCGTCTTCGGCCTGACGACGGCGATGGACACGGGCCGTGGTCACTTCCCCGGCGTCAGTGGCTTCCCGCTCGCCGTCGGGTCGGCTCGGCAGTCCGCGATGGCGCGGTTCGGTGCCCTGGGCTTCCGGGCGGCCGCGGTGACGGCTGTCGGGGCCGCCCCGGGGAGCGCACCCGCCGCTCCCCGTTGGGTGACCACCAGCGTCCGGGCCTCCTTCGACCGGCCCTTCGGCTTTCTCGCCCTGCACCGCCACACGCGGCTCGTCCTCGCGGCCGGCTGGGTCACGGACCCGGTGCCGTACCGCGAGGACGAGGAGGACTACCGCCCCTGA
- a CDS encoding DUF4190 domain-containing protein — translation MSIPPPSGPQQPQGPPEQPQGPYAQGQYPPQSPYPYGAPGAPGPYAYPYHPYGPYGRPAPVNGVAIGALVLGILCFVPAVGLVLGLIALAQIKKKGERGKGMAIAGSVLSCVGLALWALTLSTGSPSDFWDGFRDAASGQGTAYALAKGDCFDTPTGNLEGDAYDVDEVPCAREHDGEVFAVVTLPGGSFPGDDEIERTADDKCYALQDGYAMDTWAVPDDVDVYYLVPSRQSWRIGDREITCLFGSTAENGRLTGSLRGDSTTLDADQIAFLSATNAIDTALYEEPEEYPEDDLAANRAWAKDVHAELGEQIEALRGHTWPAGAERPVAGLIKEMQDARKDWARAAAATDADTYYTHYDNGYEYVDGPTTITARKALGLDTTAPTYEDDSESGEGSGSAAGIEV, via the coding sequence GTGTCCATACCTCCGCCCTCCGGACCCCAGCAGCCACAGGGTCCCCCGGAGCAGCCCCAAGGGCCGTACGCGCAGGGCCAGTACCCACCGCAGTCGCCGTACCCCTACGGCGCACCCGGTGCCCCGGGACCGTACGCCTACCCGTACCACCCCTACGGTCCCTACGGTCGCCCCGCGCCCGTCAACGGCGTCGCCATCGGCGCCCTCGTCCTCGGCATCCTCTGCTTCGTGCCGGCCGTCGGGCTGGTGCTCGGGCTGATCGCGCTGGCGCAGATCAAGAAGAAGGGCGAGCGAGGCAAGGGCATGGCGATCGCCGGTTCCGTGCTGTCCTGCGTCGGGCTCGCCCTGTGGGCGCTGACGCTGTCCACCGGCTCCCCCTCCGACTTCTGGGACGGTTTCCGGGATGCCGCGAGCGGCCAGGGCACCGCCTACGCGCTCGCCAAGGGCGATTGCTTCGACACGCCGACCGGCAACCTGGAGGGCGACGCCTACGACGTCGACGAGGTGCCCTGCGCCCGCGAGCACGACGGCGAGGTGTTCGCCGTCGTCACGCTGCCGGGCGGCTCCTTCCCGGGCGACGACGAGATCGAGCGGACCGCGGACGACAAGTGCTATGCGCTCCAGGACGGTTACGCCATGGACACCTGGGCCGTACCGGACGACGTGGACGTCTACTACCTCGTCCCGTCCCGGCAGAGCTGGCGCATCGGTGACCGCGAGATCACCTGCCTGTTCGGCAGCACGGCGGAGAACGGCAGGCTGACCGGCTCGCTGCGCGGCGACTCCACGACCCTCGACGCGGACCAGATCGCCTTCCTCTCCGCGACCAACGCCATCGACACCGCGCTGTACGAGGAGCCCGAGGAATACCCCGAGGACGACCTGGCGGCGAACCGGGCCTGGGCGAAGGACGTCCACGCGGAGCTCGGCGAACAGATCGAGGCGTTGCGCGGGCACACCTGGCCGGCCGGTGCCGAGCGACCGGTCGCCGGCCTGATCAAGGAGATGCAGGACGCCCGCAAGGACTGGGCGCGAGCGGCCGCGGCCACCGACGCGGACACGTACTACACGCACTACGACAACGGCTACGAGTACGTCGACGGCCCCACGACCATCACCGCGCGCAAGGCTCTGGGCCTGGACACCACGGCGCCGACGTACGAGGACGACTCCGAGAGCGGGGAGGGCAGCGGGAGCGCGGCCGGCATCGAGGTGTGA
- a CDS encoding GntR family transcriptional regulator, translating to MTFGEQPAYLRVAGDLRKKIVNGSLPPHTRLPSQARIREEYGVSDTVALEARKVLMAEGLVEGRSGSGTYVRERPVPRRISRSGFRPPSGATPFRQEQADGETRGTWESNSEQAEASVAVAERLGIRSGDRVMCTRYVFRDAGEAMMLSTSWEPLAVTGRTPVMLPEEGPLGGMGVVERMAAIDVVVDNVTEEVGARPGLAEELLALGGVPGHVVLVIQRTYYASGRPVETADVVIPADRYRVSYHLPVK from the coding sequence GTGACTTTCGGTGAGCAGCCGGCGTACCTGCGCGTCGCGGGTGATCTCCGCAAGAAGATCGTCAACGGTTCGCTGCCACCGCACACCCGCCTCCCGTCCCAGGCCAGGATCCGCGAGGAGTACGGCGTCTCGGACACCGTCGCGCTGGAGGCGCGCAAGGTGCTGATGGCCGAGGGGCTGGTCGAGGGCCGCTCCGGCTCCGGGACATACGTCCGTGAGCGCCCCGTGCCCCGCCGGATCTCCCGCTCCGGCTTCCGCCCGCCGAGCGGTGCCACCCCCTTCCGCCAGGAGCAGGCCGACGGCGAGACGCGCGGCACCTGGGAGTCCAACAGCGAGCAGGCCGAGGCGAGCGTCGCCGTCGCAGAGCGGCTCGGCATCCGGTCCGGCGACCGCGTCATGTGCACGAGGTACGTCTTCCGGGACGCGGGCGAGGCGATGATGCTCTCCACGTCCTGGGAGCCCCTCGCCGTCACCGGCCGCACGCCCGTGATGCTGCCCGAGGAGGGCCCGCTCGGCGGCATGGGCGTCGTCGAGCGCATGGCGGCCATCGACGTCGTCGTGGACAACGTGACGGAGGAGGTGGGCGCCCGCCCCGGCCTGGCGGAGGAACTGCTGGCGCTGGGCGGTGTCCCCGGCCATGTGGTGCTGGTCATCCAGCGCACGTACTACGCGTCCGGCCGCCCCGTGGAGACGGCGGACGTGGTGATCCCGGCGGACCGCTACCGAGTCTCGTACCACCTCCCGGTCAAGTAG
- a CDS encoding SPOR domain-containing protein, with amino-acid sequence MNDSTITLPWLVVRQDDNGNRYRVGRYATRAEAQKIADSLDDRGHKQLYWVEQIAQNGDSADH; translated from the coding sequence ATGAACGACAGCACGATCACTCTTCCCTGGCTCGTCGTTCGGCAGGACGACAACGGCAACCGCTATCGCGTGGGCCGGTACGCGACCCGGGCGGAGGCCCAGAAGATCGCGGACAGCCTCGATGACCGTGGGCACAAGCAGCTGTACTGGGTCGAGCAGATCGCGCAGAACGGGGACAGCGCCGACCACTGA
- a CDS encoding (deoxy)nucleoside triphosphate pyrophosphohydrolase: MTERIVVGAALLEGDRLLAARRSAPEELAGRWELPGGKVEPGETPEAALVRELREELGVDAEVVERVPGQWPLKSPYVLHVWMARLLPGGGEPKPLQDHDALRWLAPGELWDVDWLDQDVPAVREVAGRLGPGGD; encoded by the coding sequence ATGACGGAACGGATCGTGGTCGGGGCCGCGCTGTTGGAGGGGGACCGACTGCTCGCGGCGCGGCGCAGTGCGCCCGAGGAGCTGGCCGGGCGCTGGGAGCTGCCCGGTGGGAAGGTCGAACCCGGCGAGACGCCCGAGGCGGCGCTCGTGCGGGAGCTGCGGGAGGAACTCGGCGTGGACGCCGAGGTGGTCGAGCGGGTACCGGGGCAGTGGCCCCTGAAGTCACCGTACGTCCTGCATGTGTGGATGGCCCGCCTCCTCCCCGGCGGCGGCGAACCCAAGCCCCTCCAGGACCACGACGCGCTGCGCTGGCTGGCGCCCGGGGAACTCTGGGACGTGGACTGGCTGGACCAGGACGTGCCGGCGGTCCGGGAGGTGGCCGGTCGGCTGGGGCCGGGAGGCGACTGA
- a CDS encoding ATP-binding protein has translation MKPDMGNPLAREVIGVIDSEDGCAEWTFPAEAGAVRAARAAVRGRLRDWGLDTLTDITALLVSELVTNSLRHATGPIGVRLVRPVDLGGVLLVEVSDPLPDPPLERVADPEDESGRGLQLVAHSSRRWGTKPGRNTGKTVWFELAVPQ, from the coding sequence ATGAAACCGGACATGGGGAATCCGCTGGCCCGGGAAGTGATCGGCGTGATCGACTCCGAAGACGGCTGCGCCGAGTGGACCTTTCCCGCGGAGGCGGGTGCCGTGCGTGCCGCTCGTGCCGCCGTTCGCGGCCGGCTGCGCGACTGGGGCCTGGACACCCTCACCGACATCACGGCGCTGCTGGTCAGTGAGCTGGTCACCAACTCCCTGCGGCACGCGACGGGGCCCATCGGCGTACGCCTGGTACGCCCCGTCGATCTCGGCGGCGTCCTCCTGGTCGAGGTCTCCGACCCTCTCCCCGATCCACCCCTCGAACGCGTCGCCGATCCCGAGGACGAGAGCGGCCGCGGACTCCAACTCGTGGCGCACTCCTCGCGTCGCTGGGGAACCAAGCCGGGGCGGAACACGGGCAAGACGGTGTGGTTCGAACTCGCGGTGCCGCAGTGA